In Ignavibacteriales bacterium, a single genomic region encodes these proteins:
- a CDS encoding class A beta-lactamase-related serine hydrolase yields the protein MVTAAKPLPSLLLVSCLLLLSSCSPSGSALRPHDDRVLQQNVEALVKGFRGDVGVYVRNLTTGQMAACQPDTLFPTASMIKVPILCGVFDKINKGELTYGQELVYRDSLKYDDGVTGSFRDSTKLPLAEIVMLMIALSDNTASLWLQQLAGTGTTINAWLENNGFHQTRVNSRTPGRQGIREIYGWGHTTPRDMAELMALIYQGRAVSPDASEQMFRVLSKPFWDGEAVSQIPPTVHVASKSGAVNASKSEVVLVNGPSGDYVFCVITKNQKDQRWEGDNEGYVLIRRVSRMLWEYFEPDSKWKPAPGSGRWEKPNK from the coding sequence ATGGTTACGGCCGCGAAGCCCCTCCCCTCTCTTCTTCTCGTCAGTTGTCTTCTTCTGCTCAGTTCGTGCAGCCCCTCCGGCTCCGCTCTCAGGCCGCACGACGATCGTGTACTGCAGCAGAATGTGGAGGCGCTTGTGAAGGGCTTCAGAGGAGATGTGGGGGTGTACGTCAGGAACCTCACAACCGGTCAAATGGCGGCCTGCCAGCCCGACACTCTGTTCCCCACCGCAAGCATGATAAAAGTGCCCATACTCTGCGGCGTCTTCGATAAGATCAACAAGGGGGAACTCACATACGGCCAGGAACTCGTGTACCGCGACTCGTTGAAATACGACGACGGTGTCACCGGTTCCTTCCGCGACAGCACGAAGCTTCCTCTGGCCGAAATCGTCATGCTGATGATTGCGCTGAGCGACAACACCGCGTCTCTCTGGCTCCAGCAGCTGGCCGGCACCGGCACGACGATCAATGCGTGGCTGGAGAACAATGGATTCCACCAGACACGTGTCAATTCACGGACCCCGGGCCGCCAAGGGATCCGCGAGATCTACGGCTGGGGACACACCACACCGCGCGACATGGCAGAATTAATGGCACTCATCTACCAGGGGCGCGCAGTCAGTCCCGATGCAAGCGAACAGATGTTCCGCGTTCTGTCGAAACCGTTCTGGGATGGGGAGGCGGTTTCACAAATCCCGCCCACAGTTCACGTTGCATCCAAGAGCGGAGCTGTGAACGCCTCCAAATCGGAAGTCGTGCTTGTCAACGGCCCGTCCGGCGACTATGTATTCTGTGTCATCACGAAAAACCAGAAGGATCAGCGGTGGGAGGGTGACAACGAGGGCTATGTCCTGATTCGCCGTGTTTCAAGGATGCTGTGGGAGTACTTTGAACCTGATTCGAAGTGGAAACCGGCGCCGGGTTCGGGGAGATGGGAAAAACCGAACAAATAA
- a CDS encoding MBL fold metallo-hydrolase: MSPVRNSVGLSVLWVGHATVLIQIHDKVIITDPVFTNTIGLLAKRSIDPGIDSKSIPRLNAIVISHIHMDHFSYSSLDLLPKTARLFVPSGGISYTPEFGFRETVPLKPWQVFEDDGLRITAVAEKHFGGRYGFDAGWNEDPTWTGYVIEYKGTTVFFAGDTGFDPELFKEIGRRFHVDVALVPIAPVEPREFMSRVHVDPKEALQVFEDVGAKLMIPIHHDTFFQGLEPTAAYAKNLLEKLIAERGLRDRVKILEIGEQVILKE; this comes from the coding sequence GTGTCGCCCGTTCGCAACAGCGTGGGCCTTTCGGTTCTCTGGGTGGGACACGCCACCGTCCTGATACAAATCCACGACAAGGTCATCATCACCGATCCGGTGTTCACCAACACCATCGGTCTCCTCGCCAAGCGTTCCATCGATCCGGGTATCGATTCCAAGTCCATCCCGCGACTCAACGCGATTGTGATCTCCCATATTCACATGGATCATTTCAGTTACTCAAGCCTGGATCTGCTTCCGAAAACTGCCAGACTTTTTGTCCCTTCGGGCGGAATTTCATATACGCCCGAGTTCGGCTTCAGGGAAACCGTCCCGCTAAAACCGTGGCAGGTTTTTGAAGATGACGGCCTTCGCATCACGGCTGTCGCTGAAAAGCATTTCGGGGGGCGGTACGGATTTGATGCGGGCTGGAATGAGGACCCAACGTGGACGGGCTACGTCATTGAATACAAAGGAACGACCGTGTTCTTCGCTGGAGATACCGGGTTCGATCCCGAACTGTTCAAGGAGATCGGCCGCCGATTCCACGTTGATGTCGCCCTCGTGCCGATCGCCCCGGTGGAGCCGCGCGAATTCATGAGCCGCGTTCACGTCGACCCCAAAGAGGCCCTCCAGGTCTTCGAAGATGTTGGTGCAAAGCTGATGATTCCGATCCATCACGATACGTTTTTCCAGGGACTGGAACCGACCGCAGCCTATGCGAAGAACCTTCTGGAGAAACTCATAGCAGAACGCGGACTCCGGGATCGGGTAAAGATTCTTGAAATCGGCGAGCAGGTCATTCTCAAAGAATAG